The Stegostoma tigrinum isolate sSteTig4 chromosome 41, sSteTig4.hap1, whole genome shotgun sequence nucleotide sequence CACGTTTGAATCGTCTGCACAAGAATTAAATTTCATTATACGCAAAAGAACTGCGGtcgctgtaaaacaggaacagaaatagcAAAGCtcagcagcgtctgtggaggagaaaaatcagagttaacgtttcgggtctggtgacccttcttcagaactgatggtggctgggaaaacgtcagtttatatgcagaaaatagggagatgggtggggtagggtgtaaacgataggatacagcccaaagagagagaaagccagttggacagacaaagaatcaggctgggagggtgaatagttgttaatgggaaacTGTTACTGACTAacaacggggggggggggggggggggggggggtgtagtggcagactatgtggtaacaaggcctggtgtgtggggtggggaggctgggacatgggggagtttaggcctgaaaattattgaactcgatattgagtccggagggatgtagggtccccaagcggaaaatgaggtgttgttcctccagcctgcgctgggcttcactggaacactgtagcaagccagagacagagatactggccagggagcaaggtggggCATTGAAGCggcaggcaatgggtagttcagggtcttttttgcgagcagaacgtagttcaagtctatgcttcgtttccccagtgtagaggagaccacactgtgagcagcgaatgcaggagactagattcttggaagtgcaagtgaaatgttgctttacctggaaggtatgtttgggcccttggatactggggatggagggggtgaatgggcaggtgttgctccttcgccggttacagggaaggtgccgtagggctgtggggaggtgttgggggtgaaggaagtgtggaccagggtgtcccagagagaacAGAATTAAATTTGGTTGATGGTCAGGATGTGACTTGGATCTGTCGTAGGCACAAGTGAGCTTGAGCTGGGGTCCTTAGTAAGAAATGTCACAGACAAGGAAGTGCGATTTTAGAACTTCACACTGAAGTTTGCAGGTTAAACCCTCACAAGCCAACCTTGGGCCGTTCCCCGATTCATGGCAGAATGCGGTCAGCACTTTACCGACCGCATTCAGTCTGACGGACCACTGGACCATCATCTGCCGGTGGCTTTGGGCTGGGGACAAGGTCAGGGGTCACACGCGATGCCAGGTTACGGTCCAAAGGGTTTGTTTGAAATCGTGAGCTTTCAGGGAGCACAATTCTTGGTTTTTAATCTttcctctctgtcttctttcagcttaACTCATtgcccgttctctctctctctctctctctccccatggcagaatttgaatgacttcaatttctccagctttttcaTCAACACCAGCTACAAGGAGCTGACCAATTTCAGTTACGATCCGTGTGACAGCACCACTGTCTGCCTGAGCCAGCCATGCAACCCGAGACGCGGCTTGACCTTCAGCCGAGTGTTCATCCCCACCTTCTACGTCGCCGTCTTCCTGGCAGGCCTGCTGGGCAAcgggctggtggtggtggttctgGCCAGGAACCTGAAGCGCCTGGCGGCAACGGAGACATACGTCCTCCACCTCGCTGTAGCCGACCTGCTGCTGGTGGTGGGTTTGCCGTTTTGGGCGGCAGAAGCAGCCAGCGAGTGGGTTTTCGGGAACACCTTCTGCAAGGTCCTGGGGGCCCTGTACAACATCAGCTTCTACGGCAGCATCTATCTTCTGGGCTGCATCAGTTTCGATCGTTACCTCTCCATCGTCCACGCCGTCCAGCTTTACAAAAAGAGGAGGCCCTGGCGGGTCTATCTCGGTTGCTTGGCTGTGTGGTTCTTCTGCATCCTGCTAGCCATCCcagacttgctgttcctgcagtccATGAATGCCAACGGCACCAACAAGTGTGCCCACAATTACGGGGCGAGTGGGTCCAAGGGGTGGATCGTGGGCTTGCGCTTCTTCTATCATGTCACTGGCTTCCTCCTACCTCTGGGGGTCATGAGTTACAGCTACCTGAACATCGGCCTGACTCTCATGCAGTCTCACAATGCGCAGCGGCAAAAGGAGAGGCGGACCATCAAAGTCATCGCCACCGTGGTCATTGTCTTCTTCCTGTGCTGGACCCCATACAACGCGATGATGTTCTTGGAGACCCTGCACCGGCTCGGCGCCATCGGCCGGGACTGCAACTTCGAGGAGCACATGGACACCGGCTACTCCCTGACGGCCTGCCTGGGCAACCTACATTGCTGCCTCAACCCCTTCCTGTACGCCTTCGCCGGCGCCAAGTTCCGCATGAGGATGTACGAGTGCCTGGAGGCCATGGGCTGCGCTGCCAGGCGGAGGTGGGCCACCGTTCCGACCAGCCGGCGGCAGCGGCACTCCATCATCACCATCTCGGAGTCTGGAGACACTTCGTACTCTGGCTTCTGAGGGTCCGGCGTTTTTTACGCAGGCCCAGGAGTGGGGAGCTATACCACTGTCCCACAAGAGGGCCCCcccttctctctttttctttaacCTACTTTCTTCcataatcaacttgttcagtgatgttattgccCACTTccggagcagttgggacttgaacccatgcctcctgttccaagggggtgggggggcattACCGCTGTGCCACAATAGGGCCCGtgctctctttttctttctttttaacctatttttcccaaatcaacttgttcagagatgttattgcccacctctggagcaggagggacttgaacccatgactCCCAATCCAGGGATGGACAGACTACCACTGACACACAAGAAGACCCTACCTTTTCTCTTTTTTATATCCTATTTTTCTTAACAGTTTGTgcagagacattattacacacctccagagcagCTGGGTGTTGAACCCCGTCTCCCAGGCCAGGGATGGGGACATTACCACTTTTCCACAAGAGGACCCCGAGCAgtcataagttttttttttctttttaacctaattttccagtcaacctgttcagagatgctattacacaccactggaacaggtgtgacttgaacccaggcctcct carries:
- the LOC125448533 gene encoding C-X-C chemokine receptor type 3-like isoform X2, which encodes MEYVFDDIEFEINLNDFNFSSFFINTSYKELTNFSYDPCDSTTVCLSQPCNPRRGLTFSRVFIPTFYVAVFLAGLLGNGLVVVVLARNLKRLAATETYVLHLAVADLLLVVGLPFWAAEAASEWVFGNTFCKVLGALYNISFYGSIYLLGCISFDRYLSIVHAVQLYKKRRPWRVYLGCLAVWFFCILLAIPDLLFLQSMNANGTNKCAHNYGASGSKGWIVGLRFFYHVTGFLLPLGVMSYSYLNIGLTLMQSHNAQRQKERRTIKVIATVVIVFFLCWTPYNAMMFLETLHRLGAIGRDCNFEEHMDTGYSLTACLGNLHCCLNPFLYAFAGAKFRMRMYECLEAMGCAARRRWATVPTSRRQRHSIITISESGDTSYSGF
- the LOC125448533 gene encoding C-X-C chemokine receptor type 3-like isoform X1, producing MQETRFLEVQVKCCFTWKNLNDFNFSSFFINTSYKELTNFSYDPCDSTTVCLSQPCNPRRGLTFSRVFIPTFYVAVFLAGLLGNGLVVVVLARNLKRLAATETYVLHLAVADLLLVVGLPFWAAEAASEWVFGNTFCKVLGALYNISFYGSIYLLGCISFDRYLSIVHAVQLYKKRRPWRVYLGCLAVWFFCILLAIPDLLFLQSMNANGTNKCAHNYGASGSKGWIVGLRFFYHVTGFLLPLGVMSYSYLNIGLTLMQSHNAQRQKERRTIKVIATVVIVFFLCWTPYNAMMFLETLHRLGAIGRDCNFEEHMDTGYSLTACLGNLHCCLNPFLYAFAGAKFRMRMYECLEAMGCAARRRWATVPTSRRQRHSIITISESGDTSYSGF